The following proteins are encoded in a genomic region of Bacillus sp. FJAT-22090:
- the cccB gene encoding cytochrome c551: protein MNKKLLAAILGAGLMLAACGGGDEEAEPADTGTTETETETASVDPEKIVNAKCTSCHGGNLEGQGNFPALNDVGSRLSNDEILNVIENGRGAMPGGLVTGEDAEAVAAWLAEKK from the coding sequence TTAGCTGCAATTCTTGGGGCTGGTTTAATGTTAGCAGCATGTGGCGGCGGAGATGAAGAAGCAGAACCTGCTGATACAGGTACAACTGAAACTGAAACTGAAACCGCATCTGTTGATCCCGAAAAAATTGTAAATGCAAAATGTACAAGCTGTCATGGCGGAAACTTAGAGGGACAAGGAAACTTCCCAGCACTTAATGATGTAGGATCTCGTTTATCTAATGATGAAATTTTAAATGTAATTGAAAACGGTAGAGGTGCAATGCCAGGTGGTCTTGTTACCGGAGAAGATGCAGAAGCTGTTGCAGCATGGTTAGCTGAGAAGAAATAA